The following DNA comes from Trueperaceae bacterium.
GCGGTAGGTCGGCGGTTCGATCCCGTCAGCGCCCACCAGCCCGGCCCGACGCCCCGCGCCCCCGGCGCGGGGCGTCACTGCACCAAACGCACCCGCATGCGCCACACCGCGAACGCCAACAACGCCGACCCGAACGTCAGAAGGTAGGCGACGTCGAAGGGCAGCGAGGCGGCGTCGCCGCCCATCACGCCGCGCATCAACTGCACGCTGCGGTAGAGCGGCGTGACCTCCGCCACGGCGGCGAGGGCTGGCGGGAAGCGTTCGGCGACGGGAAAGAAGATGTCGCTGAACAAAAACGACGGCGTGAGGAACAGCGTGAAGTAGTAGCTGAACAGGTCGATGGTCGGCACGACCGACGTGAAGGCGAGCCCGAGCGAGGCGAACGCGAAGCCCACCAGCGCGATCGCGCCGAGCGCCGCCAGCAGGCGCGCGTCGAACGCCGTCCCGAAGGCGATCGTCACGAGCAGGAACACCCCGCCGTAGATCAGGGCGCGCGTCACCGCCCACGCCGCCTCCCCCAGCGTGACGTCCTCGATGCCGACCGGCGTCGCGATCGTCGCGTCGTAGATCCGCCCGAAGTGCAGCTTGACGAACACGTTGTACGTCGTTTCGAACGACGCGCCGTTCATCGCCGCCGCCGCGATGAGGCCCGGAATGATGAAGCCGAGGTAGTCGCCCTCGAACGC
Coding sequences within:
- a CDS encoding ABC transporter permease, with product MTGHLASIARVWLRNAWVYRDRWYYGLLPNFFEPVFYLLGLGVGLGFYVSTGGAFEGDYLGFIIPGLIAAAAMNGASFETTYNVFVKLHFGRIYDATIATPVGIEDVTLGEAAWAVTRALIYGGVFLLVTIAFGTAFDARLLAALGAIALVGFAFASLGLAFTSVVPTIDLFSYYFTLFLTPSFLFSDIFFPVAERFPPALAAVAEVTPLYRSVQLMRGVMGGDAASLPFDVAYLLTFGSALLAFAVWRMRVRLVQ